TAATATTTGTTTTCAATGAAGCCTTGATGTGCTGAACTATGCATAAGATTACTTATCATTCATATTTTGACGACACCATGTTACTTCTATGTACACTCAATAAACATCTGATTTTATTAAATATAATTATATGCTCTATCTTATCTACAATACCATAAATCGCCATATATTTGGTACCTTTTTATTTCTATTTGAATTAATAAAATACACGTTATTGTTATTAGAAAACTACATTATTTCTTATACAAATACGACATCCTTAATTCACATTATGATAAATATTATAAACCTCACTAGTTTTCATGTTTCTATCTTCAGCCACACTTTTTATAGCAGCTTTCGGCTTCATATCTTGTTCGATATAAGAAGTGACATGCTCTTCTATAGTCATATTTTCAAACCAGCTTGTGTCTTCTACCGCGGTTGCTCCTTCAATTAGAATGACGAATTCACCCTTCAGAGGAATCTGTGATTCATTGACGGCAGTTAATAACTGTAAGACAGATTGTGTTTCGATTTGTTCGAATTTTTTAGTAAGCTCGCGACCTAGCGTAACTTGTCGTTGTTCATCAATTTTAGCAATTGCTTTTAATGTATCTTTCACGCGATGTGGTGATTCATAAATGATTAGCGTACTATCTTGATACATACGCTTCTCTAAAACTTGTAGTTTCTCTTTTTCTTTTCTTGGTAAAAATCCTAAAAAAGTATAAGTAAATGAAGACAATCCACTCGCCATTAACGCTGTAAGACCAGCATTTGGACCTGGTATCGTTTCGACGCGAATTCCCGCTTCTCGCGCTGCCACTACAAGTTCATATCCAGGATCACTTATAAGTGGTAAGCCTGCATCCGAGACCAATGCAATATCTGAACCATTAGTTAATTGTTCTATAAGTACACTTGTTTGCTGTTCTTTATTATGATCATGATACGATTTCAATGGTGGTTGTATATCATAATGATGACATAATTTACTAGTAACTCTTGTGTCTTCGCACGCAATCATATCTACAGACTTAAGTGTCTCAACAGCTCTATACGTTATATCTGCTAAGTTACCTATTGGTGTACCGACTAGAAATAAAGTCCCCATTTATTGCGCCTCCTTAATTAATTGCAGTTTTTTATTTCTTGAATAAGTTTTTATTTCATATTCTCGTTTTAAAGCGCTCGACTTTGTATCATGGGTTTCGTGATATACGAGTGTCACGGGCCTTCTATTTTTAGTATATTTCGCACCCTGACCTAGATTATGTTTCTTCACACGTTGTTCGACGTCTTTAGCATAACCTGTATATAGCGATCCATCTTTACATCGCACAATATAGACATAATGACTATCCATAATATACCTCGCTCATTTCTGATGTATATGTACCATCTTCATTATAAATATAAAAAGGTGGTTGTATTGTCAAACCTTGATTACCACCCTTACGTCCTTCAACAATAATCGTTTGGGCATCCTTTGATTTTTTGCTATATACAAAACATAACTTTTTAGGTTCTATCCCACTTGCCCTCATATTGGACAATACGTCCATTAGACGCTCAGCACGATGAACCATCACCAACCTACCACCTTGTTTCAACAAATGTCTCGCAGCTATACAACAATCTTCTAATGAACACATAATTTCATGCCTAGCGATTTTATGGGCATCTTTTTGATGTTGATGTAATTGATTGCTTTTAAAATATGGTGGATTGCATGTCACTAAACTATACTGCGATGGTTTAAATTGTGTGCGTGCATCTTTCAAATCCATCTCATACATTTGAATCTGAGACGTTAACTGGTTGAAGGCGATGCTACGATTAGCCATATCTACGAGTTGATGCTGTATTTCGATACCATCTATTTGGCGTTTCGTTTTATATGATAATAATAACGGCACCACGCCATTCCCCGAACACAAATCCATGATTGAATCATTTTTTCTAACTTCGGTAAAATGACCTAATAAAAGCGCATCTGTAGAAAAAGAAAAGACATCGTCATTTTGAATGATACGCAAATGTTCTTTCATCAGATAATCTAACCGTTCATGTTCTAACAATTCCATATTAATCCTCCAAAAAAAGGATAAGATGGCGATGCTTGCTATTATTCAAGCCTATCACTAACATCTCATCCTTTAATAACTTATTAATTTACTGTTTAAAACTATTCGCTTAAAACTTCTAAACAAAATAAGCAATCGTCGCCTTTTCTATGCTTACCAAATAGTTCACCTTTACAAATATGAAAGCCTTCTTTATATAACATGGCAAGATTATCCTTACTACGCAATGGTTGTTTAGCGTTAGTAGATTTTGTAGTTTTCTGTTTAGTGGACTCCTCATCTTTATTAATTAAAGATTTTAGGTTGTCATTTTCAATATGTAAGGCTACATTTTCTTCAACTAACTCAACCATTAAATTTTTCATTTCAGTCATATTGTTGTTTACTTCATCAATTTGGCGTTCTAAGCGTGAAAGCTTTTCAAAAATTTCACTTCTATCCAATGTCGCTAAAGCCTCCTAATTAAATGCTTCTAATTCTTCTGCTTTATATTCAAGTGGTTGTTCGAAACCTTCGACTTTAACTTGCATTGAAACGTCTAAAATGTTCAAACCTATTACTTTACCATTACCATCAGGCGTTTCAATATTGTCACCTACGTCTGGTAATTGAGCACGCGCTTCTTCATAA
The Staphylococcus kloosii genome window above contains:
- the rsmI gene encoding 16S rRNA (cytidine(1402)-2'-O)-methyltransferase gives rise to the protein MGTLFLVGTPIGNLADITYRAVETLKSVDMIACEDTRVTSKLCHHYDIQPPLKSYHDHNKEQQTSVLIEQLTNGSDIALVSDAGLPLISDPGYELVVAAREAGIRVETIPGPNAGLTALMASGLSSFTYTFLGFLPRKEKEKLQVLEKRMYQDSTLIIYESPHRVKDTLKAIAKIDEQRQVTLGRELTKKFEQIETQSVLQLLTAVNESQIPLKGEFVILIEGATAVEDTSWFENMTIEEHVTSYIEQDMKPKAAIKSVAEDRNMKTSEVYNIYHNVN
- a CDS encoding GIY-YIG nuclease family protein; amino-acid sequence: MDSHYVYIVRCKDGSLYTGYAKDVEQRVKKHNLGQGAKYTKNRRPVTLVYHETHDTKSSALKREYEIKTYSRNKKLQLIKEAQ
- a CDS encoding tRNA1(Val) (adenine(37)-N6)-methyltransferase, translated to MELLEHERLDYLMKEHLRIIQNDDVFSFSTDALLLGHFTEVRKNDSIMDLCSGNGVVPLLLSYKTKRQIDGIEIQHQLVDMANRSIAFNQLTSQIQMYEMDLKDARTQFKPSQYSLVTCNPPYFKSNQLHQHQKDAHKIARHEIMCSLEDCCIAARHLLKQGGRLVMVHRAERLMDVLSNMRASGIEPKKLCFVYSKKSKDAQTIIVEGRKGGNQGLTIQPPFYIYNEDGTYTSEMSEVYYG
- the yabA gene encoding DNA replication initiation control protein YabA, translating into MDRSEIFEKLSRLERQIDEVNNNMTEMKNLMVELVEENVALHIENDNLKSLINKDEESTKQKTTKSTNAKQPLRSKDNLAMLYKEGFHICKGELFGKHRKGDDCLFCLEVLSE